In the Gossypium arboreum isolate Shixiya-1 chromosome 10, ASM2569848v2, whole genome shotgun sequence genome, one interval contains:
- the LOC108471773 gene encoding disease resistance protein RUN1-like, with protein MASSSSTYHVFLSFRGEDTRLNFTTHLLQALKDEGLDVFFDEEKLERGDQLSQALSRAIAVSNISIIVLSADYASSKSCLVELSDIMDRYSVDQQIVLPIFYHVNPSDVKNIDGSFKKSFDEHETRRSVDEVKQWKTAFAEVGKLEGWHIDGSISDRPETQYIKGIVAYVMQKLMKHQVFLSLGEDTRLNFSNHLVNALEKVGINVFPDNETLKKGEKLPPTYSRAISASNLSILVLSKAYASSKSCLGELSDIMDRKHNPADKHIVLPVFYHVDPADVRNGGGHFKTSFEEHESEQPADRVQQWKTAFAEVGKLKGWHIEGGKFDRPETQYIKDVVEYVIKKLSNIKSGSASEELVGIDDQKRTILKLIKEKDCRVLGLWGMGGQGKTTLAEAVYKKISLEFESCCFLQNVREEIEKKGKKSLRNELLSKLLNSNVDIDTPSIGSTFTQERLNNKKVLVVLDDISDPNQIDCMGVKHLGSGSKIIITSREKQVLKSGGADTIHEVKALNKNDSLQLFSTFAFKQLNPEVDFRDLSCKFVEYAQGSPLALRVLGCNLCERTINDWESEMEKLREYSHPEIFVVLKSSYDGLGMVEKNIFLDIACFFKGEPIKRIKHVLSGCYRGVECGINKLVDKCLINVSSSSSTYNEGIISMHDEGIISMHDEDIISMHDMLEELGKDIIRQKPKIPGKCRRLWSHEHIKRVLEYNQGTDRIQGMKLNMSHMDKLPLCPFVFENMTNLKYIIFHSPNILRWINVRKPYTNQVDIVSLPDELKYLRWDDYPCKSLSSSFNPKNLVVLKLPYGDMEQLWDGHKNLANLREIDVSYCKNLRKMPDLSGAINLELLRCIGCESLVEFWDEDDHMGLVNLREIRFGCCLNLRKIPNFSRAINLEILDCSDCKSLVELWKEDDHMVCVFIFI; from the exons atggcttcttcttcttctacttATCATGTTTTCTTGAGCTTCAGAGGTGAAGACACGCGCCTTAATTTCACCACTCACTTACTTCAAGCTTTGAAAGACGAGGGACTTGATGTTTTCTTCGATGAAGAAAAACTGGAAAGGGGGGACCAGCTTTCACAAGCACTTTCTCGAGCAATTGCAGTCTCAAATATCTCAATCATCGTTTTGTCTGCAGATTATGCCTCTTCGAAATCATGCTTGGTTGAACTCTCTGACATCATGGACCGCTATAGCGTCGATCAACAAATTGTTCTTCCCATCTTTTACCATGTTAACCCCTCTGATGTGAAGAATATTGATGGGAGTTTTAAGAAATCCTTTGATGAGCATGAAACAAGGAGGTCAGTTGATGAAGTGAAACAATGGAAAACTGCTTTTGCTGAAGTTGGTAAATTAGAAGGGTGGCATATAGATGGAAGCATCTCGGATAG GCCTGAAACCCAGTACATCAAGGGTATTGTTGCGTATGTTATGCAAAAGTTGATGAAGCATCAAGTTTTCTTAAGCTTAGGTGAAGACACACGCCTCAACTTCTCCAATCACCTAGTCAATGCTTTGGAAAAAGTAGGAATTAATGTCTTCCCCGATAACGAAACACTGAAAAAAGGAGAGAAACTTCCACCAACATATTCTCGAGCAATTTCGGCCTCAAATCTCTCAATCCTCGTTTTATCTAAAGCCTATGCTTCTTCAAAATCATGCTTAGGTGAACTTTCTGACATCATGGATCGCAAGCACAATCCCGCTGACAAACATATTGTTCTTCCCGTCTTTTACCATGTTGATCCTGCCGATGTGCGAAATGGTGGTGGGCATTTTAAGACATCCTTCGAAGAGCATGAATCGGAGCAACCAGCTGATAGAGTACAACAATGGAAAACTGCTTTTGCAGAGGTCGGTAAATTAAAAGGGTGGCATATAGAAGGAGGCAAATTTGACAG acCTGAAACCCAGTACATTAAAGATGTTGTTGAATATGTTATAAAAAAGTTGTCGAATATTAAGTCTGGAAGTGCTTCTGAAGAATTGGTTGGAATAGATGATCAGAAAAGGACGATTTTGAAGCTGATTAAGGAAAAAGATTGTCGTGTATTAGGACTTTGGGGAATGGGTGGTCAAGGCAAAACAACCCTTGCTGAGGCTGTATATAAAAAAATCTCTTTAGAGTTTGAAAGTTGTTGCTTTCTCCAAAATGTTAGAGAGGAAATagaaaaaaaggggaagaaatctttACGAAATGAACTTCTTTCGAAATTATTGAACTCAAATGTTGATATAGACACCCCCTCCATAGGATCCACTTTTACTCAAGAGAGGCTAAACAATAAGAAAGTACTTGTTGTCCTTGATGATATTAGTGACCCAAACCAAATAGATTGTATGGGTGTTAAACATTTGGGCTCTGGAAGTAAAATCATTATAACATCTAGAGAGAAACAAGTGCTTAAGAGTGGAGGAGCTGACACAATACATGAGGTGAAGGCATTAAATAAGAATGATTCTCTTCAACTTTTTTCTACCTTTGCATTTAAGCAGTTGAATCCTGAAGTTGATTTTCGAGATCTATCATGCAAGTTTGTGGAGTACGCCCAAGGCAGTCCACTTGCTCTTAgagttttgggttgtaatttatGTGAAAGGACTATAAATGATTGGGAAAGTGAGATGGAGAAGCTAAGGGAATATTCCCACCCCGAAATTTTTGTGGTTTTGAAAAGTAGTTATGATGGGCTAGGTATGGTAGAGAAGAATATATTTCTTGACATTGCATGCTTCTTTAAAGGGGAACCCATAAAAAGAATAAAACATGTTCTAAGTGGTTGTTATCGGGGTGTAGAGTGTGGAATAAACAAATTGGTTGACAAATGCCTGATCAATGTCTCATCTTCATCTTCTACTTATAATGAAGGTATAATATCTATGCATGATGAAGGTATAATATCTATGCATGATGAAGATATAATATCTATGCATGATATGCTTGAAGAGTTGGGAAAAGATATTATTCGCCAAAAACCTAAAATCCCTGGAAAGTGCAGGAGGCTATGGAGTCATGAACACATTAAACGAGTGCTCGAATATAATCAA GGGACGGATCGAATTCAAGGAATGAAGTTAAACATGTCACATATGGATAAACTACCATTATGCCcttttgtttttgaaaacatgaCTAATCTTAAATATATCATCTTTCATTCTCCTAATATTTTGAGGTGGATAAATGTTAGGAAACCATATACAAATCAAGTTGATATTGTATCTCTTCCTGATGAGCTAAAGTATCTTCGATGGGATGATTACCCCTGTAAATCTTTATCATCAAGTTTTAATCCAAAAAACCTTGTGGTATTGAAATTACCATATGGAGACATGGAACAACTTTGGGATGGACATaag AACCTTGCTAATTTAAGGGAAATTGACGTTTCATATTGCAAGAATTTAAGGAAGATGCCTGATCTTTCAGGAGCCATCAACCTTGAGCTCCTTCGTTGCATTGGCTGTGAAAGTTTGGTTGAATTTTGGGATGAAGATGATCATATG GGCCTTGTTAATTTAAGAGAAATTCGCTTTGGTTGCTGCCTGAATTTAAGGAAAATACCTAATTTTTCAAGAGCCATCAACCTTGAAATCCTTGATTGCTCTGACTGCAAAagtttggttgaactttggaaaGAAGATGATCATATGGTATgtgttttcatatttatttga
- the LOC128282222 gene encoding disease resistance-like protein DSC1 gives MTSFDLSSHLICLVNLKKIHFGGCVNLKKIPNFSRAINLEILDCSNCKSLVELWNEDDHMGFVNLRQIRFSGCVNLRKIINLSGAIKLTLLDCYNCESLVELPCLNHLASLAKLVLYGCSSLKKFPQVPIHFYSLNLSETGIEEVPDSINNLHELRTLLLWKSQVKKVSTKLEFLRELDLSGCPITELLFDSPCNHQHLNMSGSAVKNVSIKLESLRYLNLNGCPMVELLSELPPHLEVLSVNDCKSLEKVSFADQNLNQFCIHDKFLMQFRNCFNLNQESIKNIEANAMLKIGSLAMKWAARYGRVKRPDNSGSLLCCFPGNKISANKFKCQSMNSSLSLKIAPNGGSGSRFLVFAICLVADLAFCNDVLLRYICEYQLTTAGGGNGGGGCESFRSEISHFVLYEQGKYMDYHVFILSSTDMVIEDKNYEEASFKFYIGHFGFRTAGEEYIKVERCGVHVFYVDKKSDTDATEKRVAGNKRSFSHDREEGDGGLKRLK, from the exons ATGACATCGTTTGATCTGTCTTCACACTTGATAT GCCTtgttaatttaaagaaaattcaCTTTGGTGGGTGCGTGAATTTAAAGAAGATACCTAATTTTTCAAGAGCCATCAACCTTGAAATCCTTGATTGCTCTAACTGCAAAagtttggttgaactttggaatGAAGATGATCATATG GGCTTTGTTAATTTAAGACAAATTCGTTTTAGTGGGTGCGTAAATTTAAGGAAGATAATTAATCTTTCAGGAGCCATCAAACTTACACTCCTTGATTGCTATAACTGTGAAAGTTTGGTTGAACTTCCTTGCCTCAATCATTTGGCATCTCTTGCTAAGCTTGTACTTTATGGATGTTCTAGTCTCAAGAAGTTTCCTCAAGTCCCAATTcacttttattctttaaatttatcaGAAACCGGAATAGAAGAAGTGCCTGATTCAATTAATAATCTCCACGAACTTCGAACTTTGCTGTTGTGGAAGTCACAGGTAAAAAAAGTATCGACCAAGTTGGAATTCCTTCGTGAATTGGATCTTAGTGGTTGCCCAATTACAGAATTGCTTTTCGACTCTCCATGTAATCATCAGCACTTAAATATGAGTGGCTCAGCGGTAAAAAATGTATCGATCAAGTTGGAATCTCTTCGTTATCTGAATCTTAATGGTTGCCCAATGGTCGAATTACTCTCAGAGCTTCCACCGCATCTGGAAGTCTTGAGTGTAAATGACTGCAAATCGTTAGAAAAAGTATCCTTTGCAGATCAAAATTTAAATCAGTTTTGCATACACGATAAATTTTTGATGCAATTCCGTAATTGCTTCAACTTGAATCAAGAGTCAATTAAAAACATTGAGGCAAATGCCATGCTCAAAATTGGATCCCTAGCTATGAAATGGGCAGCGAGATATGGTAGGGTAAAACGGCCTGATAACTCTGGAAGTTTGCTTTGTTGTTTCCCAGGAAACAAAATTTCAGCAAATAAGTTCAAATGTCAGAGCATGAATTCTTCCTTAAGTTTGAAGATAGCCCCAAATGGGGGTAGTGGGAGTAGATTTTTGGTTTTTGCTATCTGCCTTGTGGCTGATCTCGCTTTCTGCAATGACGTTTTACTTCGATATATTTGTGAGTACCAACTTACAACTGCCGGTGGTGGCAATGGTGGAGGTGGTTGTGAAAGTTTCAGAAGTGAGATATCTCACTTCGTTCTTTATGAGCAAGGTAAGTACATGGATTATCACGTGTTTATTCTATCTAGCACCGACATGGTTATAGAAGACAAGAATTATGAGGAGGCATCATTCAAATTCTACATCGGACATTTTGGTTTTAGAACAGCAGGAGAAGAGTATATCAAGGTGGAGAGATGTGGTGTTCATGTATTTTACGTGGATAAAAAGAGTGATACAGATGCTACTGAAAAGAGAGTTGCTGGGAACAAAAGAAGCTTTAGCCATGATCGTGAAGAAGGGGATGGGGGACTTAAAAGATTGAAATAG